In one Microbulbifer pacificus genomic region, the following are encoded:
- a CDS encoding transposase: MARRKHYNRYDDDFKATAVSLTEIPGVLARHVAEALDIHEVMLYRWRMEMRRGQIMAKKKNIQIDPEVKSELKRLRKLERAHNLLQEEHALLKKAIQFSLQQKGKSSNS, encoded by the coding sequence ATGGCACGCAGAAAGCACTACAACCGCTACGACGATGATTTCAAAGCAACAGCAGTCTCGCTAACCGAGATTCCTGGTGTGCTAGCCAGACATGTGGCTGAAGCGCTCGATATCCATGAAGTGATGCTTTATCGTTGGCGTATGGAGATGCGACGGGGGCAGATCATGGCCAAGAAGAAAAACATACAGATTGATCCTGAGGTGAAATCAGAGCTGAAGCGGCTGAGAAAGCTGGAGCGGGCACATAACCTACTCCAGGAAGAGCATGCCCTTTTAAAAAAAGCCATCCAATTCTCTTTACAGCAAAAAGGGAAATCTTCGAATTCATAG
- a CDS encoding SMI1/KNR4 family protein codes for MNQRDIQLIEERLGVDLPSEYVDFLLSDRDLDVIDDVTLIDDASLIVTSTMAYRNGSWNQQWPKNLVYVGDEADACPFVLNCVTGNLSRLDHGSLDRKALETYASMQDFITARYLQFREKAEAADGDPLTGFSKIKSDFLFNLKFYTPVIIALIVIFLLFPAVAISIRELYRWVVA; via the coding sequence ATGAATCAACGTGACATTCAATTAATCGAAGAACGTTTGGGAGTCGATCTTCCTTCTGAGTATGTAGATTTTCTGCTGTCAGATAGAGACCTCGATGTCATTGACGACGTTACTCTAATTGATGACGCCAGCTTAATTGTCACCTCTACTATGGCGTATAGGAATGGCAGCTGGAACCAACAATGGCCTAAAAATCTAGTTTATGTTGGTGATGAAGCTGATGCATGCCCTTTTGTACTTAATTGTGTCACTGGAAATTTGAGTAGGTTGGATCACGGAAGCTTGGATCGCAAAGCACTGGAAACTTATGCTTCTATGCAAGATTTCATCACAGCACGGTATCTTCAATTCAGAGAGAAAGCTGAAGCGGCTGACGGCGACCCACTAACTGGATTTTCCAAGATAAAGAGTGATTTTTTATTTAACTTAAAATTTTACACACCTGTAATAATTGCTCTGATAGTGATTTTTTTGTTGTTTCCTGCAGTCGCAATTTCCATAAGGGAGCTTTATAGATGGGTTGTAGCGTAG
- the cydB gene encoding cytochrome d ubiquinol oxidase subunit II, with translation MDYETLKLIWWVLIGVLLIGFAVTDGFDMGVGMLLRVIGRTDMDRRVMINTVGPHWEGNQVWFVTAGGAIFAAWPMVYAAAFSGLYVALIITLCALFFRPVGFDYRSKVDDPRWRNLWDWGLTIGGLVPPLIFGVAFGNLMLGLPFDLDDLLRPSYHGNFWQLLHPFALICGLLSVAMLAMHGGAWLQLKTRGLLHSRAQQATQITALAVIVLFVLAGIWLLVGIDGMRIVDIKPLGEKINPLMKSVAYGNSGWQANYQTYPLLWTIPLLGLLMAAATWLLSRAESVLVFLSSALTVTCVILTAGVALFPFVMPSSRNPDISLTLWDATSSELTLGLMFAAAVIFVPLILLYTTWCYRKMFGRVSKEYIEDNSHSSY, from the coding sequence ATGGATTACGAAACACTGAAACTCATCTGGTGGGTGCTGATCGGTGTGTTACTGATCGGTTTTGCCGTCACCGACGGCTTTGATATGGGCGTGGGCATGTTATTGCGAGTTATCGGCAGAACCGACATGGATCGCCGTGTGATGATCAATACCGTAGGGCCTCACTGGGAAGGCAACCAGGTGTGGTTCGTTACCGCTGGTGGCGCCATATTCGCCGCCTGGCCAATGGTGTACGCGGCGGCCTTTTCCGGGCTCTATGTGGCGCTGATCATCACGCTGTGCGCGCTGTTTTTCAGGCCTGTAGGCTTTGACTACCGCTCCAAAGTCGACGATCCACGCTGGCGTAATCTGTGGGACTGGGGGCTCACTATCGGTGGCCTGGTACCGCCACTTATTTTTGGCGTGGCATTCGGGAATCTGATGCTGGGCCTGCCATTTGATCTGGATGACCTGTTGCGCCCCAGTTACCACGGCAACTTCTGGCAGCTGCTGCATCCCTTCGCGCTGATCTGCGGACTGCTGTCCGTGGCCATGTTGGCCATGCACGGCGGCGCCTGGCTGCAACTCAAAACCCGTGGCCTGTTACACAGCCGCGCTCAACAGGCTACGCAAATCACCGCGCTTGCGGTCATCGTGTTGTTTGTACTGGCGGGAATCTGGCTGCTCGTCGGTATCGATGGTATGCGCATTGTCGACATCAAGCCCCTCGGCGAAAAAATCAATCCACTGATGAAGTCCGTGGCCTACGGCAACAGTGGCTGGCAGGCCAACTATCAGACCTATCCCCTGCTGTGGACCATCCCGCTATTGGGTCTCCTCATGGCGGCGGCCACCTGGCTGCTGTCACGGGCAGAAAGCGTGCTGGTTTTTCTCTCCAGCGCGCTCACGGTGACCTGTGTGATCCTCACCGCCGGAGTGGCGCTATTTCCCTTTGTGATGCCCTCGTCGCGCAATCCGGATATCAGTCTCACGCTCTGGGATGCCACCTCCAGTGAATTGACCCTGGGGCTGATGTTTGCCGCCGCAGTAATCTTTGTCCCACTCATCCTGCTCTACACCACCTGGTGCTACCGCAAGATGTTCGGGCGGGTAAGCAAGGAATATATCGAAGACAACTCGCACAGCAGCTACTGA
- the cydX gene encoding cytochrome bd-I oxidase subunit CydX produces the protein MWYFAWILGVLLACSFAIVNALWLEVTENMDRHETEFEE, from the coding sequence ATGTGGTATTTCGCGTGGATTCTGGGCGTGCTTCTGGCCTGCTCCTTCGCCATCGTCAACGCCCTGTGGCTGGAAGTCACAGAAAATATGGATCGCCATGAAACCGAGTTTGAAGAGTGA
- the nhaA gene encoding Na+/H+ antiporter NhaA: MAKTVLSKFRVRKGRVFKAPLENAFGRLVTPFEEFIHRQSSSGLLLMTCAVIALIIANSPWQEGYRHLLHLPAGYNFGDWSLSMSFHHWINDGLMAIFFLLVGLELKREFLVGELSELKHAVLPVMAALGGMVIPALIFYAMNGGMPSERGWGIPMATDIAFAVGCIAILGNRVPRAVVTFLVALAIVDDLGAILVIAIWYTESVNTHALIAACVLVGVLWLLQFVGVRRSAGYIFVGVLLWYALYVTGVHATLAGVITAMAIPAGPKYDPVAFSTFVKDIIRSFDRCFRPGDKIIANDALRARVSALDNGIHMVQSPLQRMETRLHTPVAFVVVPIFALANAGIPIASFTSYSAVFNPLTLGVICGLVFGKLIGIVGATWIGWKLGWGALPKSATFHHIIGVALLGGIGFTMSIFIAELAFAGESEMLIQAKAGVLLASVIAGVAGFLVLRRAPIEESTQKSEAGHQTGVESGEGRKLP; this comes from the coding sequence ATGGCGAAGACGGTACTGAGCAAATTCAGGGTGCGCAAGGGGCGTGTCTTTAAGGCTCCTCTGGAAAATGCGTTTGGTCGGCTTGTCACGCCATTCGAAGAGTTTATTCACCGCCAGAGTAGCAGTGGCCTGCTGCTGATGACGTGCGCCGTTATCGCTCTGATCATTGCCAACTCGCCCTGGCAGGAGGGGTATAGGCACCTTCTCCATCTCCCCGCTGGTTACAACTTCGGTGACTGGTCGCTGTCCATGAGTTTTCACCACTGGATCAATGATGGTCTGATGGCGATCTTTTTCCTGTTGGTGGGACTGGAGCTCAAGCGGGAATTCCTCGTCGGCGAACTCTCGGAGCTGAAACACGCGGTGTTGCCGGTAATGGCTGCGTTGGGTGGCATGGTGATACCGGCGTTGATCTTTTATGCGATGAACGGCGGGATGCCCTCTGAGCGGGGCTGGGGCATTCCCATGGCCACGGATATCGCCTTTGCGGTGGGCTGTATTGCGATTCTGGGCAATCGGGTGCCGAGGGCGGTAGTGACATTTCTGGTGGCTTTGGCGATCGTGGATGACCTGGGCGCAATTCTTGTTATCGCCATCTGGTATACCGAGAGTGTAAATACTCACGCCCTCATCGCCGCGTGTGTATTGGTGGGAGTATTGTGGCTGCTGCAATTTGTCGGCGTGCGACGTTCGGCCGGTTATATATTCGTGGGCGTGTTGTTGTGGTACGCGCTGTATGTGACGGGGGTGCATGCGACACTGGCCGGAGTCATTACCGCGATGGCGATTCCCGCCGGACCGAAATACGATCCGGTAGCTTTCAGCACCTTCGTCAAAGACATCATCCGCAGCTTCGATCGCTGCTTCCGTCCCGGAGACAAGATTATTGCGAACGATGCGTTGCGCGCGCGCGTATCGGCTCTGGACAACGGAATCCATATGGTGCAGTCGCCATTGCAGCGGATGGAAACCCGCCTGCATACACCGGTGGCCTTCGTGGTTGTACCCATTTTTGCGCTGGCTAACGCGGGTATCCCCATTGCCAGCTTTACCAGCTACAGCGCAGTGTTCAACCCGCTGACCCTCGGTGTTATCTGCGGCCTGGTATTCGGCAAGTTGATCGGCATTGTGGGAGCTACCTGGATCGGCTGGAAACTGGGTTGGGGCGCTCTGCCCAAGTCGGCGACCTTCCATCACATCATTGGTGTGGCGCTGCTGGGGGGGATCGGCTTTACCATGTCGATCTTCATCGCCGAACTGGCGTTTGCCGGGGAGTCCGAGATGCTGATCCAGGCCAAGGCCGGGGTTCTGCTGGCGTCGGTGATTGCCGGGGTGGCCGGATTTCTGGTGCTGCGGCGGGCGCCGATCGAGGAGTCCACGCAGAAGAGTGAGGCCGGTCACCAGACTGGTGTTGAGAGCGGGGAGGGGCGGAAGCTGCCCTGA
- a CDS encoding 4a-hydroxytetrahydrobiopterin dehydratase, giving the protein MTELAAQACEACRADAPLVSDEELAQLIREIPDWTPVVRDGVMQLERVFKFRNFKQALAFTNRVGAIAEEVGHHPALLTEWGKVTVTWWSHEAGGLHKNDFIMAARTDKQLDVE; this is encoded by the coding sequence ATGACAGAACTCGCAGCGCAGGCCTGCGAAGCCTGCAGAGCGGACGCGCCGTTAGTATCCGATGAGGAGCTGGCGCAGTTGATTCGTGAAATTCCGGACTGGACCCCTGTGGTACGAGACGGCGTGATGCAGCTCGAGCGCGTTTTCAAGTTCCGAAATTTCAAGCAAGCACTGGCGTTCACTAACCGCGTAGGTGCTATTGCGGAGGAGGTGGGACACCACCCGGCTCTGCTGACGGAGTGGGGGAAGGTGACGGTAACCTGGTGGAGTCATGAGGCTGGCGGCCTGCACAAGAATGATTTCATCATGGCGGCTCGCACGGATAAGCAGCTGGATGTGGAGTAG
- a CDS encoding cytochrome ubiquinol oxidase subunit I, whose protein sequence is MIDETVVDLSRLQFALTALYHFLFVPLTLGLSFLLAIMESCYVLTGKTIYKDMTKFWGKLFGINFALGVTTGLTMEFQFGTNWSYYSHYVGDIFGVPLAIEGLMAFFLESTFIGLFFFGWDRLSKIQHLTCTWLVAIGSNLSALWILIANGWMQYPVGAEFNFESMRMELASFSDVLFNPVAQVKFVHTVAAGYVTGAMFVLSVSSYYLLKRRDVPFARRSFAIAASFGLASILSVIVLGDESGYTVGDVQKVKLAAVEAEWETQKPPAAFTLIAFPDQEEKKNHFEIQIPWALGLIATRSLDEEVVGFDRILPENEQRIRRGMQAFALLQQLRSGDTSEETKNAFSDLQHDLGYGLLLKRYTENITDATDEQIKQAAENSIPRVAPLFWTFRVMVGAGFIMLLVFIAAFIQSARHRSAGSRAVLYACLWSLPLPWIAAECGWVVAEYGRQPWSIAEVLPTYMSASSISRGEVIGSLTAIIAFYSALAVAEIYLMLRFTRLGPSSLGTGRYHFELIPEKTPSQT, encoded by the coding sequence GTGATCGATGAAACCGTTGTCGACCTCTCCCGTTTACAGTTTGCCCTGACGGCGCTGTATCACTTTCTGTTTGTACCGCTGACGTTAGGTCTGTCGTTTCTGCTGGCGATCATGGAGTCCTGCTATGTCCTGACGGGTAAAACCATCTACAAAGACATGACCAAGTTCTGGGGCAAACTCTTCGGGATCAATTTCGCCCTCGGCGTCACCACCGGGCTGACCATGGAATTCCAGTTCGGAACCAACTGGAGCTATTACTCGCACTATGTGGGGGATATTTTTGGGGTACCGCTCGCCATCGAGGGGTTGATGGCATTTTTCCTCGAGTCCACGTTTATTGGCCTGTTCTTTTTTGGCTGGGACCGCCTGAGCAAGATTCAGCATCTGACCTGTACCTGGTTGGTGGCCATCGGCTCCAACCTCTCCGCGCTCTGGATTCTAATCGCCAATGGCTGGATGCAGTACCCCGTCGGCGCCGAGTTCAATTTCGAGTCCATGCGCATGGAGCTGGCGAGCTTTAGCGATGTGCTGTTCAATCCGGTGGCACAGGTGAAATTCGTGCATACCGTGGCCGCGGGCTACGTCACCGGTGCCATGTTCGTCTTGAGTGTTTCCTCCTATTATCTGCTGAAGCGGCGCGATGTTCCCTTCGCCCGGCGCTCTTTCGCCATTGCCGCGAGCTTCGGTCTGGCCTCTATTCTCTCGGTGATCGTGCTCGGCGATGAAAGCGGCTATACCGTGGGCGACGTACAGAAGGTAAAACTCGCCGCGGTTGAAGCGGAGTGGGAGACCCAGAAGCCTCCCGCCGCCTTTACCCTGATCGCCTTCCCCGACCAGGAAGAGAAGAAAAACCACTTCGAAATTCAGATTCCCTGGGCGCTGGGTCTTATCGCCACCCGCTCCCTCGATGAGGAAGTGGTGGGGTTCGATCGCATTCTTCCGGAAAACGAACAGCGAATTCGTCGCGGTATGCAGGCGTTCGCACTACTGCAACAACTGCGCAGCGGTGACACCAGCGAGGAAACCAAAAATGCGTTTTCCGACCTGCAACACGATCTCGGCTACGGCCTGCTTTTGAAGCGTTACACGGAAAACATCACGGACGCCACCGATGAGCAGATCAAGCAGGCGGCGGAGAACTCCATTCCGCGGGTAGCGCCATTGTTCTGGACCTTCCGTGTCATGGTGGGTGCCGGGTTTATTATGCTGCTGGTGTTTATTGCTGCGTTTATCCAGTCGGCGCGCCATCGCAGTGCCGGCAGCCGTGCAGTGCTTTATGCCTGCCTCTGGTCGCTGCCGCTGCCCTGGATTGCTGCAGAGTGTGGCTGGGTTGTCGCGGAGTATGGGCGCCAGCCCTGGTCCATCGCCGAAGTACTGCCGACCTACATGTCCGCGTCCAGTATCAGTCGCGGAGAGGTCATTGGCAGCCTCACCGCCATCATCGCCTTCTACTCCGCGCTCGCCGTGGCGGAGATTTACCTGATGCTGCGCTTCACCCGCCTCGGCCCGTCGAGCCTGGGCACGGGCCGGTATCACTTCGAACTGATACCGGAAAAAACACCCTCACAGACCTGA
- a CDS encoding DUF1272 domain-containing protein: MKASCERCSTKLGLSDRAFICSYECTFCPECSDALHFCCPNCQGNLVIRPERRTSPTEVPRSGFKAKLEAILS, translated from the coding sequence ATGAAAGCCAGCTGCGAACGTTGCAGCACGAAATTGGGCCTTTCAGACCGGGCCTTTATCTGTTCATATGAATGCACTTTCTGCCCTGAGTGCAGTGACGCCTTGCATTTCTGTTGTCCCAATTGCCAGGGTAATCTGGTCATCCGTCCGGAGCGACGTACGTCACCTACCGAAGTGCCGAGAAGTGGTTTCAAGGCCAAGCTGGAAGCGATCCTTTCCTGA
- a CDS encoding IS3 family transposase, whose protein sequence is MDQHRVKHSIAMMCRLYGVTRDGYNSWRRRGTSDREQEDSELFEHIRSIFNRHDGCYGSPKITQELKKTGINVGQKRVARIMRKHGLLAVKSKIYTARPGTYKHVYGIKCKIEGIELTRPNQLWVGDVTYIKLSDGSWQYLSVVMDRYSRKVVSWSLSARRDVSLTLASIDRAVRNRGHHPELIFHSDRGSEYLSGQYRERLRRYGISQSMNRVKNMNDNAFMESFFHQFKTERIKRQVFDSDKQLRSTVTEYMRYYNNQRSHSSIGYVSPQEFECKISC, encoded by the coding sequence ATAGATCAGCACCGGGTAAAGCACAGTATCGCTATGATGTGCAGGCTCTATGGTGTTACCCGGGATGGATATAACTCCTGGCGCCGGCGGGGTACTTCTGACCGTGAGCAGGAAGACAGCGAGCTTTTCGAGCATATTAGATCGATCTTCAATCGGCATGATGGCTGCTATGGCAGCCCGAAAATCACCCAAGAGCTTAAGAAAACAGGTATAAATGTCGGTCAAAAGCGAGTTGCTAGAATCATGCGAAAGCACGGCCTTCTGGCCGTAAAGTCGAAGATCTATACAGCTCGGCCGGGCACGTACAAGCATGTCTACGGGATCAAGTGCAAAATAGAGGGCATCGAACTGACGCGTCCGAATCAGCTTTGGGTGGGTGATGTTACTTATATAAAGCTGAGTGATGGTAGCTGGCAGTATCTATCGGTAGTCATGGATCGCTACAGTAGGAAAGTGGTCTCCTGGTCGCTGAGTGCTCGCAGAGATGTTTCTCTGACTCTGGCCAGCATAGATAGGGCGGTACGCAACCGCGGGCATCACCCGGAGCTGATCTTCCACTCTGACCGTGGTAGCGAGTATCTGTCAGGCCAATATCGTGAGCGACTACGTCGGTATGGGATCAGTCAGAGCATGAATCGGGTGAAGAACATGAATGACAATGCATTCATGGAGTCGTTTTTTCACCAATTTAAAACAGAGCGTATTAAGCGCCAGGTCTTCGATTCTGATAAACAGTTAAGATCGACAGTGACCGAATATATGCGCTACTACAACAATCAGAGATCACATTCGTCTATTGGGTATGTTTCACCTCAAGAATTCGAGTGTAAAATCAGTTGCTAA
- a CDS encoding DUF885 domain-containing protein has translation MKNMTTVLILVTLLYACSEKSTPLTGKGDENVDAHVEQLSREVSERLPADRASETDKSFQSLSAEMIGRMWQLFPSWAISNGYYQVADTLEIPDKHYRQEVLDFAQDYRNRFAKFKREELDINARTDLALINNFLNETIWNLTEFKSYEWDPSIYNVSHGFARILDTEYTALDDRLRTFSRRMQNVPAYYLAAEKSLHNPAAPQLVLAIQQNEGAMSVFGKDLEKKLAESGLSDTEKDLFKTRLDASRKAIEEYVVLLQTLQAQMDNADSFRSFRIGEKLYEEKFHYNIQNGTNGRELYQQALKEKDRIHLEMSDLADKLWPKHFPSETRPKDILEKIRKVLDKLSENHSTKENFTESIEKQIPQLVAFVNEKKLLSIDQEKPLRVRTTPPYMRGFSIASIAAPGPYDKNANTYYNITPISELPEDRAESLLREYNIYTTQILNIHEAIPGHYTQLGYANQSSSLVKIILGNSAMIEGWAVYAERMMLESGYGNSSPELWMMYYKWHLRTVINTILDYSVQVKNMEEDAAMEMLIKQGFQQQTEALGKWRRATLSQVQLTSYLAGYIDIMALRDEIQKIQGDQFDLKAFHEQFLSYGNSPIPIIRELMVENVKK, from the coding sequence ATGAAAAATATGACGACTGTCCTTATTCTCGTCACATTGCTATACGCCTGTAGCGAAAAAAGCACCCCGCTCACCGGTAAAGGCGACGAAAACGTCGACGCCCACGTCGAACAGCTGTCGCGGGAAGTCTCCGAGCGCCTTCCAGCGGATCGCGCCTCCGAAACGGACAAATCGTTCCAAAGCCTTAGCGCCGAGATGATCGGACGCATGTGGCAACTGTTCCCATCCTGGGCCATTAGCAATGGTTACTATCAGGTCGCGGATACGCTTGAAATCCCCGACAAACACTATCGTCAGGAGGTTCTGGACTTCGCCCAGGATTACCGTAATCGCTTCGCAAAATTTAAACGCGAAGAGCTGGATATCAATGCGCGTACCGATCTGGCACTCATCAATAACTTCCTCAATGAAACCATCTGGAACCTCACCGAGTTTAAATCCTATGAATGGGATCCTAGTATCTATAACGTATCCCACGGATTTGCACGGATACTCGACACCGAATACACAGCACTGGATGATCGTCTGCGTACGTTCAGTCGCCGCATGCAAAATGTACCGGCCTATTACCTAGCAGCAGAAAAATCCTTGCACAACCCCGCAGCACCTCAGCTTGTATTGGCCATTCAGCAGAATGAAGGTGCCATGTCAGTATTCGGGAAAGATCTGGAGAAAAAACTCGCAGAAAGCGGCTTATCCGATACGGAAAAGGATCTGTTCAAAACACGCCTGGACGCCAGCAGAAAAGCCATAGAAGAATATGTTGTTCTACTACAAACTCTGCAGGCTCAAATGGATAATGCGGACAGTTTCAGAAGCTTCCGCATTGGAGAAAAACTGTATGAAGAGAAATTCCATTACAACATCCAGAATGGCACAAATGGTCGAGAGCTATACCAACAGGCCCTGAAAGAAAAAGACCGAATACATCTGGAAATGTCTGATCTTGCAGACAAACTATGGCCAAAACACTTCCCCAGTGAAACAAGGCCGAAAGATATTTTGGAGAAAATCCGTAAAGTTTTGGACAAGCTTTCTGAGAATCACAGCACCAAAGAAAATTTCACGGAATCTATCGAAAAGCAAATTCCACAACTAGTCGCTTTCGTAAATGAAAAAAAACTTCTGTCAATCGATCAAGAAAAACCTTTGAGGGTAAGAACAACCCCACCTTACATGCGCGGCTTCTCTATCGCCTCCATTGCGGCACCAGGTCCTTACGATAAAAATGCCAACACCTATTACAACATAACACCCATTTCGGAACTTCCGGAAGATCGCGCCGAAAGCCTTTTGCGCGAATACAATATCTACACCACGCAGATACTAAACATTCACGAAGCCATTCCCGGTCACTACACACAACTTGGGTACGCGAATCAATCTTCGAGCCTTGTAAAAATTATCCTAGGCAATAGTGCAATGATCGAAGGCTGGGCCGTTTATGCCGAACGGATGATGCTGGAATCCGGCTATGGTAACTCCTCACCAGAGCTATGGATGATGTATTACAAATGGCACCTCCGCACAGTAATCAACACAATTCTGGATTACTCCGTGCAGGTAAAAAACATGGAAGAAGATGCAGCTATGGAAATGCTTATAAAGCAAGGCTTCCAGCAACAAACAGAAGCCCTGGGAAAATGGCGCCGCGCCACATTAAGCCAAGTCCAACTTACGAGCTACCTGGCCGGCTATATTGACATTATGGCGCTAAGAGACGAAATCCAGAAAATTCAAGGAGATCAATTCGATTTGAAGGCGTTTCACGAGCAGTTTCTGAGTTACGGAAACTCCCCGATTCCGATTATTAGAGAGTTGATGGTGGAAAATGTAAAAAAATAA
- a CDS encoding cyd operon YbgE family protein has translation MQVLRLTTFITCLLVSLAITFWPPLLYRNGEAPGTGQTSLLLLGLCAGVVYGSGILNRTPRNWQFGCALVAWVSLVAIGWLALAD, from the coding sequence ATGCAAGTGCTGAGGCTCACCACTTTTATCACCTGTCTGCTGGTGAGCCTCGCCATCACCTTCTGGCCGCCACTGCTGTACCGCAATGGCGAGGCGCCTGGAACCGGACAGACAAGCCTGCTGCTACTGGGGCTGTGTGCGGGGGTGGTCTACGGGTCGGGTATCCTCAACCGCACACCGCGCAACTGGCAATTCGGTTGCGCACTGGTGGCATGGGTCTCGCTGGTGGCAATCGGGTGGCTGGCTCTGGCGGACTGA
- a CDS encoding TlyA family RNA methyltransferase has protein sequence MTRLDLLLVERNLASSRTHARKLIDAGRVLLRDGPNWRPAAKASQAVSEDAQLSVEPLPEDRYVSRAGLKLAGILDHTKLDPTGWRALDVGCSTGGFSDCLLQRGAALVVGVDVGRDQLAEPLREHPRMHLFEGINARYLTADQLAPFADEPFDAVVMDVSFISQTLILPQLPPLLKAGGHLLSLVKPQFEVGPEGIGKGGLVRDPALYQGVQENIQATCSSLGLQVKSFIESPITGGDGNREFLLWAQKNSQPT, from the coding sequence ATGACCCGTCTCGACTTGTTGTTGGTGGAGCGCAACCTCGCCAGCTCCCGCACCCATGCCCGCAAACTGATCGATGCGGGGCGCGTTCTGTTGCGCGATGGCCCCAACTGGCGCCCCGCCGCCAAGGCGAGCCAGGCGGTCAGTGAAGACGCCCAGCTCTCCGTGGAACCCCTCCCGGAAGACCGCTACGTATCCCGCGCCGGCCTGAAACTGGCGGGCATTCTCGACCACACCAAGCTCGACCCCACCGGCTGGCGAGCGCTGGACGTGGGCTGCTCCACCGGTGGCTTCAGCGACTGCCTGCTACAGCGCGGCGCCGCGCTGGTCGTCGGTGTGGATGTCGGACGTGACCAACTGGCCGAACCGCTGCGCGAACATCCCCGCATGCACCTGTTTGAAGGTATCAACGCGAGATATCTGACTGCGGATCAGCTGGCCCCCTTCGCAGACGAGCCCTTCGATGCGGTGGTGATGGATGTTTCCTTCATTTCCCAGACCCTGATCCTGCCGCAGCTCCCACCATTGCTGAAAGCCGGTGGCCACCTGCTCAGCCTGGTCAAACCCCAGTTTGAAGTGGGACCGGAAGGTATCGGCAAGGGTGGTCTGGTGCGGGACCCGGCGTTGTATCAGGGAGTTCAGGAGAATATCCAAGCAACGTGTTCATCACTGGGATTGCAGGTGAAAAGCTTTATCGAAAGCCCCATAACCGGTGGCGATGGCAATCGGGAGTTTCTCCTCTGGGCGCAAAAGAATTCACAGCCCACATAG